In Thermoanaerobaculia bacterium, the genomic stretch CTCCAAGGAAAAAGATCCAGATTACAGCCACGAGGGCCATGAAGAGGCCCAGGGCGTAATTCCGGACGTTACCGGTCTGGAAAAATCTCAGGATATCCCCGAACAGCTGGACAAAGAACCCGGTGAGATTGACCGTACCGTCGACGAGGAGGGTATCGATAACAAAAGAGCAGAAATCGGCCAGCTTCCGGAAGGGGCGGATTATGATCATCACGTAGAATTCATCCACGTAATACTTGTGAAAAACCACACTGTGAATACCCGGATGACGACGGACAAATCCCTTCACCTTTGTCCAGTCGGAATCTTTGAGATAGAGGGCCCGTGCGGTTAATATCCCGGCCAGAGCCACGGCGACAGAGAGGAAAATCAATACAATCTCCTCCCCGTGGGTCAGGTGCCCGGCATGTGCGATGTGACCATGAATCTCAGGGATGACCGGATCCAGGTAATGCTCGATTCGGTTCAGGGATCCGGGAATCCCGATCAGTCCCCCGACAATGGAGAGGATCCCGAGAACGATAAGAGGTATCGTCATGGATCGGGGTGATTCATGGGGGTGGGCCGAACCGCGGTAATCGCCATAGAAGGCAACAAAGACGGCCCGGAACATGTAGAAGGCCGTAATGAAGGCTCCCGCCAGGCCGAGACCGTAGAGGGTGAAGATCCAGGGAGAATGTTTCGCCGCCATAAAGACCGAGGCCAGAATACCGTCTTTGGAGAAAAACCCCGCGAAAGGCGGAATTCCCGAGATGGCCAGGGTTGCCGCCATGAAGGTCCAGAAGGTCGTGGGCATCTTCTTTCGAAGTCCGCCCATTTCAAAGATATCGTTCGTATGGCAGGCATGGATCATGGAGCCCGATCCCAGGAAGAGGCAGGCCTTGAAGAAGGCGTGGGTCAGTACGTGGAACATCGCGTACACGTACGCGCCCACTCCTGCGGCAAGGAACATGTACCCCAGCTGCGAGATGGTCGAGTAGGCCAGGATCTTCTTGATGTCCCGCTGCGCCACCCCCATCGTCGCCGCAAAAAAGGCCGTCACCCCTCCGACGATCGCCACAACGGCCATGGCTGTCGGAGAGAGGCGGAAGATGACGTTGCACCGCGTCACCATGTAGACGCCCGCGGTGACCATCGTGGCCGCATGGATCAGGGCCGAGACCGGCGTGGGACCCGCCATGGCGTCCGGCAGCCAGACGTAGAGGGGTAGCTGTGCGCTCTTGCCCGTCGCCCCGATAAAGAGGCAGAGACCGATGATCGTTGCGACGGGTGCATACACTTCCGGCTCAGCCAGGGCCTTTCCAAAAACTTCTCCAAAGGTCAGGGATCCGAAGGCGCCCATGATCGTGAAGATGGCAAGCAGAAAGCCGAAGTCTCCAATCCGATTCACGATAAAGGCCTTCATACCTGAATCGGCAGGCCAGGTTTCCTTGAAGAAGAAACCGATGAGGAGATAGGAACAGAGCCCTACACCTTCCCATCCGACGAACATCAGGAGGAAGTTGTCCGCCAGGATCAGGATCAGCATGGCCACCATGAAGAGATTGAGATAGGCAAAAAACCGGCTGTATCCCGGGTCGTCATGCATGTACCCGATGGAATAGATATGAATCAGGAATCCGACGAAGGTTACAAAACCGAGCATCAGGATGCTGAGGGCATCGATCTGAAACGCAAAGGATACGTGGAGACCCTTCAGTGAAATCCAGGGAAAGAATTCAACCGTGCGCGTGGATCCGTTGAAGTGGGTGAGGTATTGAACCACAACTCCGAGGGCATAGAGAGTGGCCAGCCCGACGCTTCCACATCCTACCCAGGAGACAAACCGTTTTCCAAGTCTGGCTCCGAAAAGGGCATTCAGCAGAAAACCGGCAAGGGGAAGGGCGGGAATTAACCAGAGGGGACCCATCTTACCACCTCAGGATATTGGCTCGATCAACATTCACCGTCTTGATCCTTCGGAAGAGGACGATGAAGATCGCGAGACCAACGGCCGCCTCAGCAGCGGCAATGGCGATTGTGAACAGCGTGAAGATCTGACCCTGGAGATCCCCAAGCTGGCGGGCAAATCCAAGAAAGGCCAGATTTCCCGCATTCAGCATGATCTCCACGGAAAGAAACATATGGATGGCGCTCTTCCGGGTCAGAAAACCCAGAGCACCGATGGAAAAGAGGGCCACGGCCAGGATCAGGATATGCTGGATGGGAACAATCATGACCACTCCTTCCTTGTCAGGATAAAGGCTCCCACAACGGCCGCCATGAGAAGAACGGTGACGGCCTCGAAGGGAAAGAGATAGGTGGAAAAGAGCGAATAGGCAAGATCACGCAGAGGATCGGGAACCATGGGTCGCTCGGGAAGAAAGGTGGTCAGGCGAACAACGCCTGAAATCACCACAAGAAAAGCAAAAAAGGAAATGTAGGATAGATATTTCTGAAGGGGGCGATCTTCCGGCTCTTCCACCTCTGCCCGGAGGTTTAATAGCATAATGACGAAGAGAAAGAGGACGATAATGGCCCCGGCGTAAACGACGATCTGAATGGCTGCGATGAAAGGTGCATCCAGCTGGAAGAAGATGACGGCAAGGGAACAGACCAGGACAACCAGGCTCATGGCGGAGGTCACGGGATTCTTGTGGAGGATCACCACCATCGAAAAGAGGAGGGCAATGAAGGCCATGGTGTAAAAGAGAATCACCGGCAGCATCAGATCACCCCCAGGATCAGGAGAGCGCTGACCACGAGAAAGTTGAGAAAGGCCAGCGGAATGAAGAGCGTCCAGCCCATTTTCATGAGCTGATCATAGCGGAATCGGGGAAGGGTCCACCGGACCCAGACAAAGAACCAGAGGAAAAAGGATGTCTTGACAGCAAATACGGCCAGAGACAATATCCCGCCAAGCATGCCCTCAGGGTGGCCGTAGGGAAGCTGCCACCCGCCAAAGTAGAGGGTGACGATCAGTGCCGACGCGGTGATCATGTGCGCGTATTCCCCCAGATAGAAGAGGGCAAATTTCATCGATGAGTATTCCGTGAAATAGCCGGCGACAAGCTCCGCCTCCGCTTCTGGAAGATCGAAGGGAAGACGGTTGGTCTCGGCAAAGGCGGTCACCAGGAAGACGCAGAACCCGATAAACTGGGGGAAGACATTCCAGTTCGGCAGAAATCCGAATAGAGTACCCTGCTGGGAGGAGACAACTTCCGTGAGCCTGAAACTCCCCGTGGTCATCAGAACCGTGAGGACGCTCAGCGTCATGGCGAGTTCATAGGAGATCATCTGGGCCGAGGATCGGATCCCGCCCATGAACGAATATTTATTGGATGAGGCCCAGCCGGCAAGAACCAGTCCGTAAACCGAGAGGCCGGAAAGGCCCAGGATCAGCAGCATTCCGACACTCACGTCGGAAATAATCAGGGGCACATCCCTTCCCAGGACAGGGAGGGAAGAACCAAAGGGGATGAAGGCAAAGGCGGTGAGCGCCGGCACAAAGACGAGCAGAGGAGAGAGAAGGAAGTAAAACTTATGGGCTTCCGAGGGAATAATCTCTTCCTTGAAGATAAATTTAAGGCCATCGGCAACGGGCTGAAAGAGACCAAATGGGCCGACTCGGTTGGGACCCAGGCGATCCTGGATCATGGCGCTTCCCCGGCGTTCAACCCAGGACATGACGGCAACAATCGTCAGCATTCCGCCAATCAGAACTCCAACCTTGACAAGGAGAATGAGGAGTTCAACCACGAATCTTCTCCAGCCGGGAAGGCAGATCGGCGTAGGTCAAACCCTGAAACGCCTCG encodes the following:
- the nuoK gene encoding NADH-quinone oxidoreductase subunit NuoK, giving the protein MIVPIQHILILAVALFSIGALGFLTRKSAIHMFLSVEIMLNAGNLAFLGFARQLGDLQGQIFTLFTIAIAAAEAAVGLAIFIVLFRRIKTVNVDRANILRW
- the nuoL gene encoding NADH-quinone oxidoreductase subunit L, which codes for MGPLWLIPALPLAGFLLNALFGARLGKRFVSWVGCGSVGLATLYALGVVVQYLTHFNGSTRTVEFFPWISLKGLHVSFAFQIDALSILMLGFVTFVGFLIHIYSIGYMHDDPGYSRFFAYLNLFMVAMLILILADNFLLMFVGWEGVGLCSYLLIGFFFKETWPADSGMKAFIVNRIGDFGFLLAIFTIMGAFGSLTFGEVFGKALAEPEVYAPVATIIGLCLFIGATGKSAQLPLYVWLPDAMAGPTPVSALIHAATMVTAGVYMVTRCNVIFRLSPTAMAVVAIVGGVTAFFAATMGVAQRDIKKILAYSTISQLGYMFLAAGVGAYVYAMFHVLTHAFFKACLFLGSGSMIHACHTNDIFEMGGLRKKMPTTFWTFMAATLAISGIPPFAGFFSKDGILASVFMAAKHSPWIFTLYGLGLAGAFITAFYMFRAVFVAFYGDYRGSAHPHESPRSMTIPLIVLGILSIVGGLIGIPGSLNRIEHYLDPVIPEIHGHIAHAGHLTHGEEIVLIFLSVAVALAGILTARALYLKDSDWTKVKGFVRRHPGIHSVVFHKYYVDEFYVMIIIRPFRKLADFCSFVIDTLLVDGTVNLTGFFVQLFGDILRFFQTGNVRNYALGLFMALVAVIWIFFLGG
- a CDS encoding NADH-quinone oxidoreductase subunit J is translated as MLPVILFYTMAFIALLFSMVVILHKNPVTSAMSLVVLVCSLAVIFFQLDAPFIAAIQIVVYAGAIIVLFLFVIMLLNLRAEVEEPEDRPLQKYLSYISFFAFLVVISGVVRLTTFLPERPMVPDPLRDLAYSLFSTYLFPFEAVTVLLMAAVVGAFILTRKEWS
- the nuoH gene encoding NADH-quinone oxidoreductase subunit NuoH, yielding MVELLILLVKVGVLIGGMLTIVAVMSWVERRGSAMIQDRLGPNRVGPFGLFQPVADGLKFIFKEEIIPSEAHKFYFLLSPLLVFVPALTAFAFIPFGSSLPVLGRDVPLIISDVSVGMLLILGLSGLSVYGLVLAGWASSNKYSFMGGIRSSAQMISYELAMTLSVLTVLMTTGSFRLTEVVSSQQGTLFGFLPNWNVFPQFIGFCVFLVTAFAETNRLPFDLPEAEAELVAGYFTEYSSMKFALFYLGEYAHMITASALIVTLYFGGWQLPYGHPEGMLGGILSLAVFAVKTSFFLWFFVWVRWTLPRFRYDQLMKMGWTLFIPLAFLNFLVVSALLILGVI